Proteins encoded within one genomic window of Scomber japonicus isolate fScoJap1 chromosome 16, fScoJap1.pri, whole genome shotgun sequence:
- the LOC128374982 gene encoding interferon-inducible GTPase 5-like yields the protein MNPVRKTTRLFQQYHLLEDLLGVAVTIKQCRMESFDDWMVVDVKEALQNNDQSLAAENIQRYFDGCNNTPLNIAITGESGAGKSTFVNAFRSIDNKDERAAPTGVVETTIELTSYPHPNYPSVTLWDLPGIGTTSFPADKYLEHVGFEKFDFFIIISDTRFRENDVKLAQEIQKMGKKFYFVRSKIDNDVRSVKRSQREFNEETTLAQIREYCIKGLQKQGFESPQVFLVSSFDLHLYDFYLLEENLERELPAHKRDVLLLSLPNVSLEIINKKKEALQAKIKYYATLSAVVGAVPVPGMSSAVDIGMIVGVVTQYKVVFGLDIPSLERLAQTTGVPLDDLRAVMISPLAAKKITADLVMKLLSQCITTASLMAVEEWSRFIPIFGIPAAMCISFACTYKILNTFLNMLAIDAQRVFTKALGLDTAV from the exons ATGAACCCTGTCAGAAAGACCACCAGACTGTTTCAGCAGTACCACTTACTGGAAGACCTTTTGGGAGTGGCAGTCACTATCAAGCAGTGCAG GATGGAGAGCTTTGATGATTGGATGGTTGTGGATGTTAAAGAAGCACTACAAAACAACGATCAGTCGCTAGCTGCTGAAAACATCCAGAGGTATTTCGACGGATGTAATAATACTCCACTAAACATTGCTATCACCGGAGAGTCTGGTGCTGGAAAATCCACCTTTGTGAATGCCTTCAGAAGTATAGACAACAAGGATGAGAGAGCTGCCCCTACTGGTGTTGTAGAGACCACCATAGAGCTTACATCTTATCCCCATCCAAACTATCCCAGTGTCACATTATGGGATCTCCCTGGTATTGGCACCACCAGTTTTCCTGCTGACAAATACCTGGAGCATGTTGGATTTGAGAAGTTTgacttcttcatcatcatctctgacaCTCGCTTCAGAGAAAATGATGTGAAGCTCGCTCAGGAGATTCAGAAGATGGGGAAAAAATTCTACTTTGTTCGCTCAAAGATTGACAACGATGTACGCAGTGTGAAAAGAAGTCAGAGAGAGTTCAATGAGGAAACAACTCTGGCACAAATCAGGGAATACTGCATTAAAG GTCTTCAAAAACAAGGTTTTGAGTCTCCACAGGTCTTCCTGGTGTCCAGCTTTGATCTCCACCTGTATGATTTCTATCTACTAGAGGAGAACTTAGAGAGAGAGCTTCCTGCCCATAAGAGGGATGTTCTGCTGTTGTCTTTGCCCAATGTCAGCCTGGAGATCATCAACAAGAAGAAAGAGGCTTTACAggccaaaataaaatattatgcCACGCTATCTGCAGTTGTAGGAGCTGTACCAGTTCCTGGGATGTCTTCTGCTGTTGACATAGGCATGATAGTTGGTGTTGTTACACAATACAAAGTTGTGTTTGGTCTTGATATCCCATCACTGGAGAGACTTGCTCAAACCACAGGAGTGCCATTAGATGATCTGAGGGCTGTCATGATTTCACCACTGGCTGCAAAAAAAATTACCGCTGATCTTGTCATGAAGCTGTTATCACAGTGTATAACCACAGCCTCATTAATGGCAGTAGAGGAATGGTCCAGATTCATTCCAATATTTGGAATCCCAGCAGCAATGTGCATTTCTTTTGCCTGTACATACAAAATTCTGAATACTTTCCTCAACATGCTCGCCATCGATGCACAGAGAGTGTTCACAAAGGCCCTGGGTCTCGACACAGCAGTGTGA
- the LOC128374983 gene encoding interferon-inducible GTPase 5-like produces MDTQVDCDLTEEIKEALQNNDLLLVAEKIQKYLDKCSTTPMNIAITGESGSGKSTFVNALRGIDNRDERSAPTGVVETTKEVTPYPHPNYPNVTLWDLPGIGTTSFPADKYLEHVGFDKFDFFIIISDTRFRENDVKLAQEIQKMGKKFYFVRSKIDNNLRDEERSQKEFKEETTLAIIRDNCTKGLQKLDIEAPQVFLVSNFDLHLYDFHLLQETLERELSEHKRNALLLAVPNVSLEIINKKKEALQAKIKYYALLSAGVVGVPDPGISLVVDINMIVGVVTQYVFAFGLDVPSLNRLAQITRVPYKDLINVILSPLAATTTTTDLIIKVLQSLGSTAALIEAEEVSRLIPIFGIPAVMAFSFTSTYRILSTFLNTLADDAQRVFKKALGLNTSV; encoded by the exons ATGGATACCCAGGTTGATTGTGACTTAACAGAAGAAATTAAAGAAGCACTACAAAACAATGATCTGCTTCTAGTTGCTGAAAAGATCCAGAAGTATTTGGACAAATGTAGTACTACTCCAATGAACATTGCCATCACAGGAGAGTCTGGTTCTGGTAAATCAACCTTTGTGAATGCTCTCAGAGGCATAGACAACAGGGATGAGAGATCAGCCCCTACTGGTGTTGTAGAGACTACCAAAGAGGTTACACCTTACCCCCATCCAAACTATCCTAATGTCACATTATGGGATCTCCCTGGTATTGGCACCACCAGTTTTCCTGCTGATAAGTATCTGGAGCATGTTGGATTTGATAAGTTTgacttcttcatcatcatctctgacaCTCGCTTCAGAGAAAATGATGTGAAGCTCGCTCAGGAGATTCAGAAGATGGGGAAAAAATTCTACTTTGTTCGCTCAAAGATCGATAATAATTTACGTGATGAGGAAAGAAGTCAGAAGGAGTTCAAGGAGGAAACAACTCTGGCAATAATCAGGGACAACTGCACTAAAG GTCTTCAAAAACTAGATATTGAGGCTCCACAGGTCTTCCTGGTGTCCAACTTTGATCTCCACCTGTATGATTTCCATCTGCTACAGGAGACCTTAGAGAGAGAACTTTCTGAACACAAGAGGAATGCTCTGCTGTTGGCTGTGCCCAATGTCAGCCTGGAGATCATCAACAAGAAGAAAGAGGCTTTACAggccaaaataaaatactatgcCTTACTATCTGCAGGTGTAGTAGGTGTACCAGATCCTGGGATTTCTTTAGTTGTTGACATCAACATGATAGTTGGTGTTGTTACACAATATGTATTTGCATTTGGTCTTGATGTCCCATCACTGAACAGACTTGCTCAAATCACAAGAGTGCCATATAAGGATCTGATCAATGTTATCTTGTCACCACtggctgcaacaacaacaaccactgatCTCATCATAAAGGTGTTACAGAGTTTAGGCAGCACAGCTGCATTAATAGAAGCAGAGGAAGTGTCCAGATTGATTCCAATATTTGGAATCCCTGCAGTAATGGCCTTCTCTTTTACCTCCACATACAGAATTCTGAGCACTTTCCTCAACACGCTCGCTGACGATGCACAGAGAGTGTTTAAGAAGGCCCTGGGTCTGAACACCTCAGTGTGA
- the LOC128374984 gene encoding interferon-inducible GTPase 5-like, producing the protein MDYLFNSCPEIEEIKEDLQNNRLDSAAEKTQQFVNKQNNVPLNIGITGESGSGKSTFVNAFRGITNSDEGAAPTGVVETTSEVTPYPHPNYPNVTLWDLPGIGTTRFPADKYLKLVEFEKFDFFIIISETRFRENDVKLAQEIQKMGKKFYFVRSKIDNDVRSEKRSQREFNEETTLAQIRENCIKGLQKQDFETSQVFLVSSFDLHLYDFRLLEETLERELPEHKRNALLFAVPGVSMEIINKKKEALQSQIKYYALLSAGVGAVPVPGVSLVADIAIIVGVVTKYVFAFGLDIPSLKRLAQTTGVPYEDLINVIISPLAATTITTDLIIKVLQSLGSTAALIAAEEGCRFIPVLGIPLAMGLSFTSTYRILSAFLDMLANDAHRVFKKALGLNTSV; encoded by the exons ATGGATTATCTCTTTAATTCATGTCCAGAAATTGAAGAAATTAAAGAAGACCTGCAAAACAATCGTCTTGATTCAGCAGCTGAAAAGACTCAACAATTCGTGAATAAGCAAAATAATGTTCCATTAAATATTGGGATCACAGGAGAGTCTGGTTCTGGTAAATCCACATTTGTTAATGCCTTTAGAGGTATAACAAACAGTGATGAGGGAGCTGCCCCTACTGGTGTTGTAGAAACCACCTCAGAGGTTACACCTTACCCCCATCCAAACTATCCTAATGTTACATTATGGGATCTTCCTGGTATTGGCACCACCCGTTTTCCTGCTGACAAATACCTGAAGCTAGTTGAATTTGAGAAGTTTGACTTCTTCATCATTATCTCTGAAACTCGCTTCAGAGAAAATGATGTGAAGCTCGCTCAGGAGATTCAGAAGATGGGGAAAAAATTCTACTTTGTTCGCTCAAAGATTGACAACGATGTACGCAGTGAGAAAAGAAGTCAGAGAGAGTTCAATGAGGAAACAACTCTGGCACAAATCAGGGAAAACTGCATTAAAG GTCTTCAAAAACAAGATTTTGAGACTTCACAGGTCTTCCTGGTGTCCAGCTTTGATCTCCACCTGTATGATTTCCGTCTGCTAGAGGAGACCTTAGAGAGAGAACTTCCTGAACACAAGAGGAATGCTCTGCTGTTTGCTGTGCCCGGTGTCAGCATGGAGATCATTAACAAGAAGAAAGAGGCTTTACAGtcacaaataaaatactatGCTTTACTATCTGCAGGAGTAGGAGCTGTACCAGTTCCTGGGGTTTCTTTAGTTGCTGATATAGCCATCATAGTTGGTGTTGTTACAAAATATGTATTTGCATTTGGTCTTGATATCCCATCACTGAAGAGACTTGCTCAAACTACAGGTGTGCCATATGAGGATCTGATCAATGTCATCATTTCACCACTGGCTGCAACAACAATAACCACTGATCTCATCATAAAGGTGTTACAGAGTTTAGGCAGCACAGCTGCATTAATCGCAGCAGAGGAAGGGTGCAGATTCATTCCAGTATTGGGAATCCCTCTAGCAATGGGCCTCTCTTTTACTTCGACCTACAGAATTCTGAGTGCTTTCCTCGACATGCTTGCTAATGATGCACACAGAGTGTTCAAGAAGGCCTTGGGTCTGAACACCTCAGTGTga